One genomic window of Pungitius pungitius chromosome 11, fPunPun2.1, whole genome shotgun sequence includes the following:
- the LOC119198201 gene encoding hepcidin-like isoform X1, producing MKTLSVAVAVAIVLTFICIQHSSAVPTATQQVQEVEEPMSVEFPLAEQEETPVDSWKMPYNIREKRGIKCKFCCGCCTPGVCGLCCRF from the exons ATGAAGACATTGAGTGTTGCTGTTGCAGTAGCCATCGTGCTCACCTTCATCTGTATCCAGCACAGCTCTGCTGTCCCAACAGCTACG CAACAGGTGCAGGAAGTGGAGGAGCCAATGAGCGTTGAATTCCCACTTgctgagcaggaggagacacccGTGGACTCATGGAAG ATGCCGTATAACATCAGAGAGAAGCGCGGCATCAAGTGCAAGTTTTGCTGTGGCTGCTGCACCCCCGGGGTCTGTGGATTGTGCTGCAGATTCTGA
- the LOC119198201 gene encoding hepcidin-like isoform X2: MKTLSVAVAVAIVLTFICIQHSSAVPTATVQEVEEPMSVEFPLAEQEETPVDSWKMPYNIREKRGIKCKFCCGCCTPGVCGLCCRF; encoded by the exons ATGAAGACATTGAGTGTTGCTGTTGCAGTAGCCATCGTGCTCACCTTCATCTGTATCCAGCACAGCTCTGCTGTCCCAACAGCTACG GTGCAGGAAGTGGAGGAGCCAATGAGCGTTGAATTCCCACTTgctgagcaggaggagacacccGTGGACTCATGGAAG ATGCCGTATAACATCAGAGAGAAGCGCGGCATCAAGTGCAAGTTTTGCTGTGGCTGCTGCACCCCCGGGGTCTGTGGATTGTGCTGCAGATTCTGA
- the LOC119198203 gene encoding hepcidin-like isoform X1 — protein sequence MKTLSVAVAVAIVLTFICIQHSSAVPTATQQVQEVEEPMSVEFPLAEQEETPVDSWKMPYNIREKRGIKCKFCCGCCTPGVCGLCCRF from the exons ATGAAGACATTGAGTGTTGCTGTTGCAGTAGCCATCGTGCTCACCTTCATCTGTATCCAGCACAGCTCTGCTGTCCCAACAGCTACG CAACAGGTGCAGGAAGTGGAGGAGCCAATGAGCGTCGAATTCCCACTTgctgagcaggaggagacacccGTGGACTCATGGAAG ATGCCGTATAACATCAGAGAGAAGCGCGGCATCAAGTGCAAGTTTTGCTGTGGCTGCTGCACCCCCGGGGTCTGTGGATTGTGCTGCAGATTCTGA
- the LOC119198203 gene encoding hepcidin-like isoform X2, whose amino-acid sequence MKTLSVAVAVAIVLTFICIQHSSAVPTATVQEVEEPMSVEFPLAEQEETPVDSWKMPYNIREKRGIKCKFCCGCCTPGVCGLCCRF is encoded by the exons ATGAAGACATTGAGTGTTGCTGTTGCAGTAGCCATCGTGCTCACCTTCATCTGTATCCAGCACAGCTCTGCTGTCCCAACAGCTACG GTGCAGGAAGTGGAGGAGCCAATGAGCGTCGAATTCCCACTTgctgagcaggaggagacacccGTGGACTCATGGAAG ATGCCGTATAACATCAGAGAGAAGCGCGGCATCAAGTGCAAGTTTTGCTGTGGCTGCTGCACCCCCGGGGTCTGTGGATTGTGCTGCAGATTCTGA